The Sinomicrobium kalidii region TCCATCCCGGGCCTTTCTTCCAATAGCTCCAGTATATCCTCCACGGAGGGTATCTCACCGGATGGTGTTTGTTCCCTGAAAAACGCCACTACCTCTTCTGTTTCCTTCCCGGAGCATTCTCCGAGAACGAATTTTTCGAACAGTAGCCGTATGTCCTTTTTGTCTTTCATTAAAATGTTGTTCGAGCACACTTTCATGTATAATACAGTTGAAAGTAATCTGAGTACTATTTAAAAAGTCTTTTTTTTGATCTGCAGAATTTTCCTGACCTCATCTTGTAGAACAAGTTCTAAATGTTATTCCGCAATTATAGCACTGTTCTTTATACCTAATCACGTATTTTAGTGCCTTTAAAATTATCGGGGGTAAATTGTTTTGTTTTACAAAATCAACTACATATGATTATTTTCGGGACCAGGGGGATTTCCTCTACGCAGACATCGGGCAAGTTTCATTGCCCGCAATGCAATGCACAACAGTCTTACAAAAGAAAAAAGGTAACAAAGTTTTTTACCTTGTATTTTATACCGCTTATCCCCCTTGGCAAGAGAGGGGAATACGTGGAGTGTACTACATGTAAAACTACATTTTATACCGGGATTTTAGGGGATCCCGAATAAAAGAAAGCAGGCTACGGAAAATACCGGGATATCATAAGGCGCCCAAAACGGACAAAAACAACACAAAAGTAAGGTCGCTGTGGGCAAACAGAAAATTACGTATGGTTTCCAGGGCGCTACTCATCTGATTTTTTACGGTGCTTACGGAGATCCCGAGTTCTTTGCTTATTTCCTCATAACTCATCCCCTGGTTACGGGACAATTCAAAAATACGCCTGCGTTTCGGGGGAAGTATGGCTATGGCCTCCTGTTTTATACGATTGTAATAGGCGTCATCAATCGTGTTTTCGGCGTGGTTGCAGGATTGCCGACTCATGTAAAATATCTCGTTCCGGAGTTTGTGGTCATTGGCCGCTTTTTGTAAAAAATTGATAGCAAGGTTCCGGGTAATGGTGAACACGTAAGATTTAAAAGAAAGATCGGGATTCAATTTTTCCCGGTTCAGCCATATTTTAAGAAATACATCCTGTACGATCTCTTCGGCATAATCGTTATACTTCAGTATACTTTTCCCGTAAGCATAAACATCATTCCTGTAAAGATCAAATAACTCCCGGAATGCTGTTTCATTGTGGTCCAGCAGTTTTTTTACCAATGACTTCTCCCTATTTCCACTCCTTACACGCATGGGTTAAATACTATTATTCCAACATCATTTCAGTTGTTATGCATAATTTCAGAAAACCGGAAGGCAATCCTTTCATAAAAGTGTACGAACACACAATTATTTTAAAAAAAATGCAAGTGTTGCCTTTATTCTGTATTACCTGCATAATTATTCTTAAAAAAATCTTAAAACTTCAGCTAATATATAACTTTTTTCGATGTACGGAAAAAATGCTTTTTCTTTTTTGTCCCTTTTTATTTCAAAAAACAGCATTCCTTTCTGAAAAAACAGATAAAAACCGTCCCTGGTACTGACTTCGGGACGGTTTTTGTTATTGTGAATACTGATTTCCGATTATCTTCCGGATTACTCTGTTTCCGATATAAAGGTGCCGTTCGCCCCCTCTGCCGTATTTTCTTCTGCATCCGGAGCTACAAGTTCGGGCAGTTTTTCTTCAAACAGTTCATAGAACTCCTGACCGGACATAATATGGCCCTGTTTATGCACGTTACGGGCCAATTCATAAGCCCATTCGGCAGCGGCCATACGCTGGTTCGGCGTGCCGTGATGGCCGGAATTGGTAAATCCGCAGTCGCCTATATTGTAAAACACTTCAAAAAACTGTTTCACACGTTTCCAGTTCATCGTAGCGCCTCTTTTATGTGTAAGGTAATATGCGGCAAAGGCATCGGCCATTAATTCCGTTCTCCTGGTCGCTTCAGGTTCGTCTTCGGGGTCTACGTCTACAAAATAACCGTTATCGTACTGGATCTGATGCCCGAACTCATGTGCGAGTATGGCCTGGGGAGCCACATCACCGAAACCTATGGCGTCCATGCCCTGCATGATACCGTCACCCATTACAATTTTATCCGGGATAAATCCTAAAGGTGCTACTTCCTGTCCCTGAAAGGCAAAAGCGTTGAAAGTAAAGATAGCCCCGTTTTCGCGGTTAAGGGTTTCGTATTCCTCTACAGTTTCCTTCAGGAATTCCGCGGTGCCCATATTTTCTTCTATGGTGCCCCCGTAGAGCAGTTGCAGTGTTTCTGCCGATTTTTGAAGATCGAGATAGGTATCGAAATGCATTCCGGCGAGTTCCATGTCACCCGCATCGATATCCCAGAAACGGGACAGGTCCCTGAAGGTCCGTTGTATTTGATTGGTATACTCCCCGTCAGGGCCGAAATAGGCCTTTTTGTTTACGTCCTCATCCAAAAGCAGGGCATAATATGTAGGTATATCCCCGTAGAATGTATAGACCAGCGCCTCGAACAAGCTCCAGCCTTCGGTCAGATAGCTCGTGTATTCCGTAAGGGGAAGCTCATCCGTACTGCATTCATAATCATCGCCGTCGATAGCACTTTCCACCTGACTTTTGAACTGTCCGTCAATAAAATTAAACCGATCGGTAAATTCCCCGAGTTTTTCTTCCGCACTTTCCGGAAGCGAGGCCCTCAGCCTGTCCATTCGTTCCGATTGTTCTACCGTGTCAATTTCCGTTACGGTATACTGGGCATTCAATTCTTCTTCGTAAGCACTTTCTTCATTACAGCTCACGAACAAACCGGCAGACAAGGTGCAAACACCTAATAGCATCTTAATTCTTTTCATGGTAATAGTGATTTGTTTAAAATTTAACATTATTCACACTATTAGTTAAAAGAAGTTCCGTTTTCTTACACGGAAAGGACTCTTTTTGACAAAAAAGACACAAAAACACTACATGTCAAATATTTATATCGGAGAGTAGTCGGCGTAATTTCCGGATTCTCCATCCGTAAAAGAGCCAGACCAACAACCAGAAAACGAGAAAGAGTACCGCACCGAAAAAGAGCTCATTCCCTATGAAGAATACATACCTTTTTAAGGGGTTTTCCATTTGCAGAAACTCCAGTGACCTTTTACTCACTGCATGGAAATCACTGCCTTTTACCAGGGTACCGACAATGTAATATATAATGATACCCAGTGCATAAAACAGGGCAAACAGTAGATAATACCTGTAAAAGCGTTTCATCAGTTCCAATACCTTTTCGGTATTTTCCTTTACGGAAAGCGTTCGGTTAAAAGGGCTCTTTATTTTCCGGATGACCCGTATAAAAATAACCATAAGTACCACAGAAAAAAGAATATTAACCAGTTCAAAGTTTTTGGCCCAGCGATCATCTGTCTTAAAAAACATAATGGCCGAATCGACGATCTCCCATGCAAAGATCAGGATCTCCAGACGTAAAAATATCCGGAAATAACGCAAAGCAGCCCTGCGTTTCGACCGGATTATCGAAACCATCTCTTCCTTGCCAGGCATTTCAACGGCAGGAGTGTCGAGCTTTTTGCTCAATGTGGTTTTAAAATCGTCTAAATCCATAATCGGCCTGTCCGGCATTAATAGTTACCGGCTTCCTTTTTTAAAAACTGTTTTATCCTGTTTATTTTCACCCCTACATTACTAACGGAAATTCCAAGTATTTCTGACATCTCCTCGTAACTGTGATTATCAATGTACAACAATACCAATGCCTTATCTACGGGAGAAAGCTTGTTTATCGTTTGATATAAGATATCGATCTGCGATTTTCTGGACTCATCTTCGCCTCTGAGATTGATGTATCCGGATTCGATAAGCTTTGTCCGATCGTTCTTTTTGCGTTTCTTGATTTGTGTAATAGCAGTGTTCATGGCTACACGATACAGCCATGTGGAAAATTTGGAATTGCCTTTAAAATTCGGGAAGGACGACCACGCCTGGTAAAGAATTTCCTGAAACAGGTCTTTTTTATCCGATGCTACCTCAGCATAAAGGTTTACCACTTTATGAATTATTTTCTGGTTTTCCCCGATAAGTTCCATAAACCTTTCCTCCATAGCAGATCATGTCATTTGCCATACATGCCAGATAATGCTTAGGGGGGTAGTTGGATGTAATTTGATACTGACAAACATACTATTTTTTAACAGAAAAAGGTACCTGAGAGAACCATAAATATGATGTTCCCGCCAGGTACCTTACATTAATTCTGTTCCGACAAGCCGAAAATCCGGTCCCTAAAATCAGGTTTTGGCCTTTTGATAATTTCCATCATCCGTACCAGCACCGGACGTTTCGATGACGATCACAAAGGGTTTGTTTACGGAAGCATCCGGTTTGTGGTATATAAAATATTCATCACGGTGTATTTTTTCGATATTCAGCTCAGTTTCCGGTTTTTCCAGCAGGTAGGCCTTTTCCAGCCGGTTTTTTTTCGGGGTTTTTACGCGGAGGGCACCGGAGACAGGGGTATTGAAGACCACCATGTATGTTTTTCCGGTTTTCCGGTTTACGGTGTAGTAGCCCCAGTCTTCTTTTTCCCAGGCCAGGTGTCCGCATCCGTATACGGCTTCGCTGTTTATCGCCATCCAGTCTCCTATTTCCGCTGCCAGTTCCGTTTCTTCCGGTCGGATATTTCCCTGTCCGTCCGGGCCGAAATTGAGTACGAAATTACCGTCCAGTGAGACGGCCTTTACCAACATTTCTATCAATTCGTTACTCGTCTTTACATGGCCCCTCCAATCGGAATGATAACCCCACTGGTTCTCCGGAATGGTCATAACACAATCCCAGTCGTTGCCATTGGTATCTTCTATGGTATTCGGCATTTTACGCTCCCAGCCCTGTTCATAATCCCCTATCAGATCGCCATTGGTATCAAAGTGGCGGTTGCCGTTTTCATCCGGGCGAAAGCGGCTCCCGATGATAAGCCCGGGCACCATTTCCCGAAGCTCTTCACCCAGTGCATCGGCAAACTCTGCCTGTTCCTTCCAGGCCGGGTCCCATGTACCGTCAAACCATAAGCCCTTGGTTGAAGGGTACCGGGTGAGCAGTTCCACAAGCTGGTTACGGGTGAATTTTTTGAATGCTTCATATCCCTCCCTGTCTTCTTCACTCTTCAGACTACTCCTATATCCGGGATGGTTCCAGTCTATGATAGAAAAATACAGGTAAACATCTATCCCTTCGGCATCATAGGCTTCTACCAGTTGTCCTATGATATCCTTTTTATACGGGCTTTTTTCAACGGTATAATCAGTATATTCACTGGGCCACAGGCAAAAACCGTCGTGATGTTTTGTAGTGATGATCACATATCTGGCCCCCATATCTGCGGCCTGTTCTGCCCATGACTTAGCATCGAATTTTTTCGGGTTGAATTGCTTGTAAAGGTTGTCATACGCATCTTTCGGCATGCCCTTCCAGGAACGTATCCATTCGGCTGCACCCGGATAATATTTACCGTCCCAGTGTCCGCCGGGAATGGCATATACCCCCCAGTGTATGAATTGTCCCAGTCCGTAATTGCGCCAGGTCTGCATGTATTTGTCGGTACGTTTTCCGAGCCGGTGTGCTCCGTGTTCAAGATTTACCGAAACTCTTTTTTCCGGTTTATGCGATTGGGCGTTCAGGCCCATGCCAAATGATAAAAATGTTATCAGCAAATAAATAAACGCTATTCTTTTCATGTTTTTAATTCCTTTTTTTGTATTGGTTCCAATGTTCCTAACAAATCCGACAGACGACTTCGGGAGATGTATTTTTTTGTTTATTCCAGCATCCATTCCATTTCATCCGTAAGGTCTTTTCCCCTGTTTTTTCCTACAGCCCTGATCTTGTTCACTCCTTTTTCCAATTGCACTTCAAACACGCGGTGTTTATCGTTTACTCCCCGTTTCCCCGTCACTTCTTTCCCGTTTACAGTAAGGGTGATTTTATTGAGGTTGGAAAAAAGCTGCACAGTAGTATCCGGTTGTGTACGTTTGTTATCTCGCCTGTTGGCCAGATATAGCATCGGTTCCGGATTCCAGTTGGCCTTATACCAGTAAAAAGCATCTTTTTTCCGTTTGCGGTCAAAAGTGATAAGGCCTTTAAGGTTGCGGGCGTTCACTCCTCCCCTGTTCCACATGGGAACGGCAAATTCGAACATATTCCACAGATAAGAGGCTG contains the following coding sequences:
- a CDS encoding alpha-L-fucosidase, which produces MKRIAFIYLLITFLSFGMGLNAQSHKPEKRVSVNLEHGAHRLGKRTDKYMQTWRNYGLGQFIHWGVYAIPGGHWDGKYYPGAAEWIRSWKGMPKDAYDNLYKQFNPKKFDAKSWAEQAADMGARYVIITTKHHDGFCLWPSEYTDYTVEKSPYKKDIIGQLVEAYDAEGIDVYLYFSIIDWNHPGYRSSLKSEEDREGYEAFKKFTRNQLVELLTRYPSTKGLWFDGTWDPAWKEQAEFADALGEELREMVPGLIIGSRFRPDENGNRHFDTNGDLIGDYEQGWERKMPNTIEDTNGNDWDCVMTIPENQWGYHSDWRGHVKTSNELIEMLVKAVSLDGNFVLNFGPDGQGNIRPEETELAAEIGDWMAINSEAVYGCGHLAWEKEDWGYYTVNRKTGKTYMVVFNTPVSGALRVKTPKKNRLEKAYLLEKPETELNIEKIHRDEYFIYHKPDASVNKPFVIVIETSGAGTDDGNYQKAKT
- a CDS encoding RNA polymerase sigma factor; the encoded protein is MEERFMELIGENQKIIHKVVNLYAEVASDKKDLFQEILYQAWSSFPNFKGNSKFSTWLYRVAMNTAITQIKKRKKNDRTKLIESGYINLRGEDESRKSQIDILYQTINKLSPVDKALVLLYIDNHSYEEMSEILGISVSNVGVKINRIKQFLKKEAGNY
- a CDS encoding RNA polymerase sigma-70 factor; this translates as MRVRSGNREKSLVKKLLDHNETAFRELFDLYRNDVYAYGKSILKYNDYAEEIVQDVFLKIWLNREKLNPDLSFKSYVFTITRNLAINFLQKAANDHKLRNEIFYMSRQSCNHAENTIDDAYYNRIKQEAIAILPPKRRRIFELSRNQGMSYEEISKELGISVSTVKNQMSSALETIRNFLFAHSDLTFVLFLSVLGAL
- a CDS encoding zinc-ribbon domain-containing protein; amino-acid sequence: MIIFGTRGISSTQTSGKFHCPQCNAQQSYKRKKVTKFFTLYFIPLIPLGKRGEYVECTTCKTTFYTGILGDPE